tcttgcggtgtcctttcctggtgacagtaaaggcagcaaggcacgtattgtattgttgccatcgaggataacaagatggggttttcttcatattgcatgagtctatccctctacatcatgtcatcttgcttaaggcgttactctgtttttaacttaatactctagatgcacgctggatagcggccgatgagtggagtaatagtagtagatgcaggcaggagtcggtctacttgtctcggacgtgatgcctatatgcatgatcatacctagatattctcataactatgctcaattctgtcaattgctcaatagtaatttgttcacccaccgtagaatacttatgctctcgagagaagccactagtgaaacctatggcccccgggtctatctttatcatatcaatctcctactacttagttatttacattGCTATTTATTTTccgttattttactttgcatctttatcataaaataccaaaaatattatcttattatatctatcagatctcactctcgtaagtggccctatagggattgacaacccctatttgcgttggttgcgaggatttatttattttgtgcaggtacgagggactcgcgcgtagcctcctactggattgataccttgattctcaaatactaagggaaatacttacgctactttgctgcatcatcccttcctctttgggaaaaccaacgcagtgctaaaagaggtagcactgGTGCAACTTCTTtacgagggagggcctcatattatctatcttgtttagtttctcatcgttgatggtggcggttgtccgtatgatgcgacctatttgattgccgtagcatgcgTGCGCTTCCTCGGGCgtgtttggctcaaaattgccgtcgttcacctctgtgaccaccagtctagtagtcctgagcttgttaggaagttgcctcctctttgctttcggttctatactGGCTCTGTTAGTCTCGGCGCCGGTCTTAGTCTCAGCGCCGGTATtgatgccggtctcagtctcagcgccggtctcagtctcagtgtCGGTCTCGATGTCAGTCTCAGTCTCCGATGTGATAGGTGGACCCAAAAACATCAACTGTTGATCGTCGTCTTCCCTCAAAAATTCCTCTGCCGCCAGGTACACGTTGTCGCACTCactagaaccctgtccttcatcgttgctagccatgtttcctatgattaaatctagtcaattaattctagacctaataaaatgaataatgacataaaaaggcctatgcttTGCATGAACGTTGACtcgttcctggtgcggcaaatcacgggcactcaatatgtcctagtttgtagcacaagtcatgccgaaattcacgaaaaacttcggcatgacctttgctaaaaagtggacaaatcgagcacctgaaatttgccagaatggaaatgaatcaacattccggcaaaacataggcgacCCGTGCTTCATTccatggaaacaacaaaaggccacatgGGCACAATCGAAtcacacttcaatgaaaagatataacatgactaaCCTGGCCACAATCGAACCAcacttccctggaaacaacaataaaagtctaggaaggatcatctttataatagaacttgcctaaattcttttcctagaaaaaatagtggtcttttcaaaaatcaaaaacctttgcaaaataacctcactaaacacttctttGCCTAGGACAGAGCCCAAATTAtgttctagctattcctctctctctctctctctcacacacacacacacacacacattattttctctaacgcttctctgcctaggacagaacccaattaaattgcaaaggaactccatttctctaacccttctcacctaatgctctaaaataaattttTCGTCTAACCTAGCGAACCTAGCtaacctagcttgttaacctaACGAACCTAATTTACCTAGCTATTTAACCCagttagttaacctagctagttaacctagtttacctgataattaacctaattaaactagttaacctaactagttctctgtcaaagccctaactaaaattttgcactaacctagataattaacctaattaaactagttaacctagctagctagttctctgtccaatgtttgtgctatgcatgagagagagtgagagaaaggaggggtgggggcttatagaggatggctccggtcgtggtgagggaggcaggggcgtctccggtgatggcgagggaggcagttgtggcgagggaggcagggcgtCGAGGGTGGCTCCAGTGGCGTTGATGAGGCtgcgcggctccggtggcgtcgaagGCGCGCGACTCTGGTAGGTCCGGGGGCATTGATGTCggtaggagacggcggcgaagtaggGGGGCGTCGAATTGggaagacggcggcgaagtggggcgagagATTTGGGGGAGAAGTTGTGGTCGGGGGGGGGGACCGCTtttgggttaagtcaaacttagtggTAGCGTGTTTCTGTAAAAGCGCTAtaactaagttagctatagcgcttttcaGTAAACGCGCTACAGCTATAGCTATgtattttcctttccttttcttatttcattttctctttctataGCGAGGGTCCAaacgagcgctactgctaagttattCATAGCGCCTCTGATGAACagacgctactgctattcctttctcctttttcccttttccattttttttacattttattttttcctttctcctttttttatttctttcattttcatttacttttctatttattttcgtTTAATTTTCTTTCCATTAACAGTAGCGCGTTTCACAGTAAACGCGCTGCTAAaataaacttagcggtagcgctctTTCTAGAAGACTGCTACTACTATATGTAGCATATCGGCTTAGTAgtgagaattttagtagtagcgcttttaaaaGGAGACGGCTACTGCTACATTAGTGTCTGCAGCGCGTTTATCCAGCACGCGCTattgctatttagcagtagcgcccttttttaacaagcgctactgctaaagttctgtgcataaggttttccctagtagtggaaccctatgtaacgggggatggctggggtcctggcgcactctatataagccacccccctcgtcTGAGACAAggattcgcaccccctgtaacttcacgcataatccaatcgactAGCCTTCGGGCACCATTTGCCGGCGGAGAGGAGACCCTGAGatggacggcggcggtggcagcgcccCATCCGACGGGGCACCTGATCTGCACGGAGATGGTTGAGGCGTCGACTGTTGATCCAACCCCGATCGGATCCGCCGCGGGGTGGCCTTCAGCCGGCCGGCGGCACGTGGAGAGACCGGTGAGGAGACGTTGGATCTTCGCCATTTTACCGATGTCGGCGTTCGTCTTCGTGGCGAGACTCCGCTCGATTCCAGCCAACCGCGAGATCGAGATGACGTGGCTTTCGGTGAAAAACGCGCCTGACtgcggtcatggcggacgatggcggcatcTCGGACGCCGTTCCCTTCTCGAGGCATCGTAGTTGCAGGTCACGTCAACCTGATCGGAAGATTCcgtgggaaaccctagatctggatatTCCGGATCGGACGATGGTGACTTTTCGATGTCGTTCTCCttcctgggggcatcgttttggagcaagtgttggctagaggggacaagaggaggagcggcgtGGAATCTGACACGTCGACAACGGCGAGTCTCAGTGGCATGGAGTAGCGGAGTGtcgccggtgggcgtgtgatgatggatGAGTGCAGGATGGTGgtgttgtctggcgtcgtggtggcgtcgacggcaactAGACCGGGCAAGGTTAATGCAACAGTACAACACTAaatatggattggtggcaggtggctgcggcggcctcatacccggtaggcgttctggttgaggagtgcgccggactggtgggtgccccatacccggcaggcgtcctggttgggacctcaggtcttagatgttaggtttggctgcgaggtctgtttggcatTAGGTCCAGATTTTCaatgccccttcatcaactggataggagtatcgacagatgttgcctagacggttgctttagtcttactgttgtatgactttgtaaggtcttgtgtgaataattaataaagtggccgcatgcatcgcccagatgcagaggccaggggtcatcctccttttctaaaaaaatgactTTGATTGGGTGGCGCTGCTCGGAGTATCCGGTCTCGAGCTCCGGATGAAAATCCTATGTGTGACATTAGTTTGTTATACCTGGTAATGGCGGTGTTATGTGTGTTGTTACCTTGATGAAGACATTGATCGGAGTTTGCTCGGGCTTGATCTTTCGGATGAAACCCACTATCTGACTTTCGATAGTTGGATCCGGCGATGGCGGTGCTTGCATGTCATTTCCTTTTTGGAGGCATTGCTTTTGGAGAATCTTTTCACGCAGTCCTTGTGCTATCATGATATAGTTGGTGCTGATGGTCACCATTGTCACTTTATTTCATCACTTTGGGAGTGTTTCTCTTTTTTCATTCGTCTGCACAGCTTCGGTTGTGTATGACTTTGCTCCTTGTCCGCGCGATCTTGTGTTGtgggttggttgtgtgcatcctagttattcAGAGACCGGATGTGTACTCATTATGATTGTATCCCTCGATGCTACGTTATGATTCAATAAAATATGCTCTTTATCGGAAAAAAAGATTAATCAGCAGTAGTGTTTTTGCCACCAACTACACCAGCCGTTCGCTTGTCCCAATCGAGTGGATTTACTCGCCTAACCTGCACGCGGTCCATGCGGACCCGGTAGCTTTCTTGCCACTGTTACTTCCTCACCAGAGGGAACACGCGCCTTCCCCTCGGAAATGTGTAACAAGTCGCCACTCAATGTCAAGACGATCTGCAATGGAAATCAGCCTATGGACGTGCATGATCCCTGCAAATGTCTCTCCTGCCTTTTCCACGACAATCTTGGAGTTGTTAGGAGGACGAAGTGGTACTAGGGCACGCAATTAAGAACGTGAGCTGCTGGGCATGGTTGCAAGCAACTGGATAGAGCTAGGAAAGCGACGCTCCACCACCTTTTGACCCCGACGGCTCGACGTAGGACCGACCTCGCCCCCGTCCTCCGGGCAGAGCAACTGCAGTAGCCACGGTCAGCTTCCATCCGACTCTCATCCTCGTCACCACCAAGAGCCACATCGCCGGACGTTAACTCCACCACCCCTATAAATACCACCCTCCCCTTCAATGGTAAGTCAAGCAACATACCCACACACCAAATCCAAGCAAGGAGCAGTAGCAGTAAGCTAACTGCCCGCCGATCACTTCTCTCTCCCACCAGCTCCATTCAATTCTTGCGGCTTCGTTGCAATGGCGGCCGTGAACAAGTCCGTCGAGCGGCTGGCGCAGCGCCTGGTGGCCCCGGCCGAGCCCACGCCGGTCGGCCCGCTCCGCCTGTCCTGGCTTGATCGGTACCCCACCCAGATGGCGCTCATCGAGTCGCTGCACGTCTTCAAGCCGGCTCCTGACGGCGGCAACGACGCTGGCCCGGCGAGGACCATCGAGCGGGCTATGGCGCAGGCCCTGGTGCAGTACTACCCGCTCGCGGGACGCCTCGGGTTCACGGACGAAGGTGGGCTGCTGCAGGTCgactgcggcggcgacggcagcggcgtCTGGTTCACGGAGGCCGCGGCCGCCTGCGCGCTCGAGGACGTGGAGTACCTGGAGCACCCTATGATGATCGCCAAGGACGAGCTGCTCCCGCCCACGCCCGCCCAGGAGGAGGATGAGCGCAAGCTTGTCCTGCTCGTCCAGGTTACCACCTTCGCGTGCGGCGGCTTCGTCGTCGGCTTCCGCTTCAGCCACGCCGTCTCCGACGGCCCCGGCGCCGCGCAGTTTATGGCCGCCGTCGGTGAGCTCGCCCGCAGCCGTAGCAGCGTGGAAGGCCTGGCGGTGGAGCCACAATGGGGCCGCGAGGCGATCCCGGACCCGGCCGGCGCCGTTATCGGCAGCCTGCCGAGCCCCGCGGGCGCCAAGAGTCTCGAGTACCTCGCCATGGACATCTCCGCAGACTACATCGGCCACTTCAAGTCGCAGTACAACACGGAGCACGCCGGCTCGTGGTGCTCGGCGTTCGAGGTGCTGGTGGCCAAAGCGTGGCAGAGCCGCACGCGCGCGGCGGCGTTCGAGCCGGAGTCCACCGTGCACCTCTGCTTCGCCATGAACGCTCGGCCCCTTCTGCAGGCCTCGCTCCCGCGCGCCGGCGCCGGGTTCTACGGCAACTGCTACTACATCATGCGCGTCTCGGCTCTCGCGGGCAAGGTGTCCGGCTCCTCGATCCCGGAAGTGGTGAAGATAATCAAGGACGGGAAGAGACGGATGCCATCCGAGTTCACGCGGTGGGCGACAGGAGAGGCCGGCGCCAATGGCGGTGAGGACCCGTACCAGATCACGTCGGACTACCGGACGCTGCTGGTGTCGGACTGGACGCGGCTCGGGTTCGCGGAGGTGGACTACGGCTGGGGGCCGCCGGCGCACGTCGTGCCCCTGACGAACCTGGACTACATCGCGACGTGCATCTTGGTGAAGCCGTGGGCGCACAAGCCAGGGGCGCGGCTCATCACCCAGTGCGTGACGCCCGACCGCGTCGCCGCCTTCCACCAGGGAATGCTTGACATGAACTGACCGGAACCGGAGAAGAAGTGAAGCCGAAGGCAAAAGGATGCGTGATTAGAAATAGATACGGTTGCATTGGATTGGTTGATGGGTGGATTGATGGTGTGTAGCGTGACTGATAATAAGCAACTGGTCCTGAATTTGGGGAGTTGATTGTATGGGTTTGGTGGAAAGCCACCAACTGAAGGGAAATACCCAATGGTTCCTGGGTACATATGTACCCTATATGGGGATTTATTTTTAATATTAAACAAAAAATCAAAATAGTTAAGAAACTATTTTTAGAATAAAGTTGACTTACTTGCGCGCTAGTATACACATTTTCAGAAAAAAGAAAACTATGTTGACTTCACAGTgaaaaagacaaaatttatttgctaCTATAGATCACTATTCACGCTATTTTGATCGGAAATTtatcttttttgaaaagaagtcaaagaGGAATTTTATGTTTTTGTCAGTTTTCTCACTACTACAATGGAAGGTCAAGTTTTTATCAAAAATATTTTTAGAAATTTTTGACTTTTTATTGAATTACTAAAAAAAATTGCATATAGGGTACATATGTACCCAGGAACCAAAAGTTCCCCTCCACCAACGGCGGCGAGGACCCGTACCAGATCATGTCGGACTACCGGACGCTGCTGGTGTCGGACTGGACGCGGCTCGGGTTCGCGAAGGTGGATTACGGTTGGGGCCCGCCGGCGCACGTGGTGCCCCTGACGAACCTGGACTACATCGCGACGTGCATACTTGTGAAGCCATGGGCGCACAAGCCGGGGGCGCGGCTCATCACCCAGTGCGTGACGTCCGACCGCGTCGCCGCCTTCCACCAAGGAATGCTCGACATGAACTGACCCGAGCTGACCGGAGCGGAAGAAATGAAGCCGAAGGCAAAGGGATGCGTACGTAGGTGTAAGCATCACTCATGATTAGAGATAGAGAAAAATTCATCATAGGTCACAAAAGTTGAGCCGGCTGATAGTTAAGTACCACTACTTCAAAATATCCGAACTACAGTCCATATACTTGTGCGGAGGGTTCACTTTGGTCCATATACGAATTGAGCTACGTATTCGTTGACTTGGCCGAGTCAGCCGTTGCCAGCTATGCTTTGACTGCCACATGTGCAACACCTGGTGGGGGGGGGTTTAATACTAGTAGTTCGGGGTTTTTTTGCAAATGCGCCAACACCTGGCGATTAAACGCCCCTCACCAAGTCGGACCGCACCCGGTCGCACCCGGTCGCACCCTCTCTGCTCGTCGTCGCTGCCGAGGTAGTGCGTTTGCTCGTCGGCGTCGACAACGGCTCCATGAGCACGTCGTCGGACGCTGAGCCGCCGCCGTCCGCGCCGTTCGGGAGGGGCCTGCGCGACGTGCCTCTTGCTCCTTCGCGTCGTCGTGATGATTCCTCGCCGCCCCTGTACGGTACGTCGCTGTCACCAGCAGCTCCGTTGATCGATCTGTGCAATTTAGCTCTCGTAAAGAGTTCTTGGCCGCATCAATTGCGCGTACGAGCTAGGGTTTGGCCGTTCGTTCAACTCTCTGACGGATTGGGTGTGGGGTGGTAGGGTTTTAGCAGTTTCTTGAAGATGTTTGTGGCAGGCCAAAAATAGGGCTGCGTCATGGAGGGTTTGCAGTAGATGGCCATGTTTGCGGAGATCTGGAGTGGTTAAGGttctttctcccccccccccaatttttCATCGGTCCAGGGGTCTAGGGTTTAAGCAGTAAAGTTTGCTTTTAGTGTCAGAGTGTTAATTGGACCAAAAATTGTTGTAATTTGCAATTACATTGTGTCAGATTTACCAAAGATGGTTGCTTTTCGACCTGTAAGATCATACATTTGTTAATTGGAGCCATGAATCTCTATTTTTCTTTCTGAAAAGGTAAAAAAGTCTGAATGTCTGAACTGTAGTCTGAAATGTCTGAACCTCTCTGTAGTCTGAAATGTCTGAACTTTTTCAACTTGATTGTTTTGCAGGACCCTTAAGCAACCA
The Triticum dicoccoides isolate Atlit2015 ecotype Zavitan chromosome 3A, WEW_v2.0, whole genome shotgun sequence genome window above contains:
- the LOC119267317 gene encoding acyl transferase 7-like, which codes for MAAVNKSVERLAQRLVAPAEPTPVGPLRLSWLDRYPTQMALIESLHVFKPAPDGGNDAGPARTIERAMAQALVQYYPLAGRLGFTDEGGLLQVDCGGDGSGVWFTEAAAACALEDVEYLEHPMMIAKDELLPPTPAQEEDERKLVLLVQVTTFACGGFVVGFRFSHAVSDGPGAAQFMAAVGELARSRSSVEGLAVEPQWGREAIPDPAGAVIGSLPSPAGAKSLEYLAMDISADYIGHFKSQYNTEHAGSWCSAFEVLVAKAWQSRTRAAAFEPESTVHLCFAMNARPLLQASLPRAGAGFYGNCYYIMRVSALAGKVSGSSIPEVVKIIKDGKRRMPSEFTRWATGEAGANGGEDPYQITSDYRTLLVSDWTRLGFAEVDYGWGPPAHVVPLTNLDYIATCILVKPWAHKPGARLITQCVTPDRVAAFHQGMLDMN